A genomic window from Diorhabda sublineata isolate icDioSubl1.1 chromosome 8, icDioSubl1.1, whole genome shotgun sequence includes:
- the LOC130447196 gene encoding solute carrier family 2, facilitated glucose transporter member 6-like isoform X2, with product MGFMFGFTISWSSPVMPKIQNLSSDSPFDRAITDTEISWMTSLVVLGSCCGCWMFGFLTSTIGRRFSTIILGVPMATSYLLMAIFRTVPVYYVARFIMGFTLGGGNIVSMTYASEISSQSNRGVISTVAGTSLAIGTLFCYSIGPWVSVTELNIILSVFPLITIAICIIFCEESPYYYLVKGEEDLAKKALMTFRPPGTDVDKELEEILIKIEEQKSGNFWKIIKSKSVMKSLFIGNMLLIFQQFTGINGISMYSQSIFDETGSNLSSAVCSIILGALQLTSGSIAPIVVDRFNRRSLMIVSASGMILFEVLLGIYCVVDQVSSFFKFVPILCLAGFMFSYNFGIGPLCWVVTSEIYAARIKSMAMAFSVFVYYVVGFVVTRYFKAVQNAIGIGALFFIFAGCCGLCIAFIIFCVIETKGKTLEQIQDQLER from the coding sequence ATGGGCTTCATGTTTGGTTTTACCATAAGCTGGTCGTCACCTGTTAtgccaaaaattcaaaatctatcttccgaTAGTCCTTTCGATAGAGCTATAACAGATACGGAAATATCCTGGATGACTTCGTTAGTTGTACTCGGTTCTTGTTGCGGATGTTGGATGTTCGGATTTTTAACTTCCACAATCGGAAGAAGATTTTCCACGATAATCTTGGGAGTTCCGATGGCTACGAGCTACTTATTAATGGCGATATTTCGAACTGTACCCGTTTATTATGTAGCCAGATTCATCATGGGGTTTACTCTAGGAGGTGGAAATATAGTATCGATGACGTACGCTAGCGAAATATCGAGTCAATCTAATAGAGGAGTGATTAGTACGGTGGCCGGTACTTCTCTAGCTATAGGAACATTGTTCTGTTACAGTATCGGTCCTTGGGTTAGTGTTACCGAATTGAACATAATCTTGAGCGTATTTCCTTTGATTACCATAGCgatttgtataatattttgcGAGGAATCGCCttattattatttggtaaaaGGCGAGGAAGATTTAGCCAAAAAAGCGTTGATGACGTTCAGACCGCCGGGCACGGACGTCGACAAAGAACTCGAAGAGATTCTGATCAAAATCGAAGAACAAAAATCGggaaatttctggaaaataatcaaaagcAAATCCGTaatgaaaagtttatttataggAAATATGTTGCTGATTTTCCAACAGTTTACCGGCATAAACGGTATATCGATGTACAGTCAATCTATTTTCGACGAAACCGGTTCGAATTTATCGTCGGCCGTGTGTTCGATCATATTAGGGGCTCTTCAATTAACCAGCGGCAGTATAGCGCCAATTGTGGTCGATAGGTTCAACAGAAGATCCCTCATGATAGTATCCGCTAGCGGAATGATACTTTTCGAAGTACTGCTGGGAATTTACTGCGTCGTCGACCAAGTTTCTTCCTTTTTCAAATTCGTACCGATATTATGTTTGGCGGGCTTCATGTTCAGTTATAATTTCGGTATCGGACCGCTCTGTTGGGTCGTTACGAGCGAAATTTACGCCGCCAGAATTAAATCTATGGCGATGGCGTTTTCGGTATTCGTTTATTACGTCGTCGGTTTCGTCGTTACCAGATATTTTAAAGCCGTACAAAACGCTATTGGTATAGGCGCGCTTTTCTTCATATTCGCCGGTTGTTGCGGCCTGTGTATAGCGTTTATCATTTTTTGCGTTATCGAAACCAAAGGAAAAACTTTGGAACAGATTCAAGATCAATTAGAAAGATGA
- the LOC130447201 gene encoding farnesol dehydrogenase-like isoform X2, producing MKNLVITADPPSFPVFFFPLLCSSYHRKVVGFATRSERLIALAQKLSTSQQGKFYPIAGDITNEDHIIHAFQWTQDNIGPVSVLINNTPTSVLYYDDIDALKEILNETVLGICIVSREAIKHMKENNIDGYIINVGGLSRNETYFDSPCNNSLNPLTETLRLQLAADESEIRITSLSYGCSESDFCNNNGPLDKLKYNNGLDERISVVKPSDIAEVIIFVLSTPKRVNISKLTIQPV from the exons ATGAAGAACCTAGTGATTACAGCTGATCCGCCTTCTTttccagtgtttttttttccattgttgtGTAGCTCTTATCACAGAAAG GTAGTTGGTTTCGCTACAAGATCAGAACGTCTAATAGCGCTAGCGCAAAAACTGTCAACGTCCCAACAGGGTAAATTCTATCCAATAGCCGGTGATATTACAAACGAAGATCATATTATACACGCGTTTCAATGGACACAAGATAATATCGGTCCAGTTAGCGTATTGATCAATAACACTCCTACCAGTGTTTTATATTATGATGATATCGACGCGTTGAAAGAAATTCTTAACGAAACTGTTTTGGGGATTTGTATTGTTAGCAGAGAAGCCATTAAacatatgaaagaaaataacaTTGACGGATATATTATTAATGTCGGCGGACTTTCACGTAACGAAacgtattttgattcaccctgtaacAATTCTCTTAATCCATTGACTGAAACTTTACGTCTTCAACTTGCTGCAGACGAATCCGAAATTAGGATAACG AGTCTTAGCTACGGATGTTCAGAATcagatttttgtaataataatggCCCCcttgataaattaaaatataataatggacTCGACGAAAGAATATCTGTTGTCAAACCATCAGATATAGCGGAAGTGATAATTTTCGTTTTATCTACACCCAAACGTGTCAAT ATCTCTAAATTAACTATACAACccgtttga
- the LOC130447196 gene encoding solute carrier family 2, facilitated glucose transporter member 6-like isoform X1, with product MIIQTFFINNLVGSVIALALMGFMFGFTISWSSPVMPKIQNLSSDSPFDRAITDTEISWMTSLVVLGSCCGCWMFGFLTSTIGRRFSTIILGVPMATSYLLMAIFRTVPVYYVARFIMGFTLGGGNIVSMTYASEISSQSNRGVISTVAGTSLAIGTLFCYSIGPWVSVTELNIILSVFPLITIAICIIFCEESPYYYLVKGEEDLAKKALMTFRPPGTDVDKELEEILIKIEEQKSGNFWKIIKSKSVMKSLFIGNMLLIFQQFTGINGISMYSQSIFDETGSNLSSAVCSIILGALQLTSGSIAPIVVDRFNRRSLMIVSASGMILFEVLLGIYCVVDQVSSFFKFVPILCLAGFMFSYNFGIGPLCWVVTSEIYAARIKSMAMAFSVFVYYVVGFVVTRYFKAVQNAIGIGALFFIFAGCCGLCIAFIIFCVIETKGKTLEQIQDQLER from the exons aTGATTATACAAACGTTTTTCATAAACAATTTGGTGGGGTCAGTTATTGCTC ttgcaCTTATGGGCTTCATGTTTGGTTTTACCATAAGCTGGTCGTCACCTGTTAtgccaaaaattcaaaatctatcttccgaTAGTCCTTTCGATAGAGCTATAACAGATACGGAAATATCCTGGATGACTTCGTTAGTTGTACTCGGTTCTTGTTGCGGATGTTGGATGTTCGGATTTTTAACTTCCACAATCGGAAGAAGATTTTCCACGATAATCTTGGGAGTTCCGATGGCTACGAGCTACTTATTAATGGCGATATTTCGAACTGTACCCGTTTATTATGTAGCCAGATTCATCATGGGGTTTACTCTAGGAGGTGGAAATATAGTATCGATGACGTACGCTAGCGAAATATCGAGTCAATCTAATAGAGGAGTGATTAGTACGGTGGCCGGTACTTCTCTAGCTATAGGAACATTGTTCTGTTACAGTATCGGTCCTTGGGTTAGTGTTACCGAATTGAACATAATCTTGAGCGTATTTCCTTTGATTACCATAGCgatttgtataatattttgcGAGGAATCGCCttattattatttggtaaaaGGCGAGGAAGATTTAGCCAAAAAAGCGTTGATGACGTTCAGACCGCCGGGCACGGACGTCGACAAAGAACTCGAAGAGATTCTGATCAAAATCGAAGAACAAAAATCGggaaatttctggaaaataatcaaaagcAAATCCGTaatgaaaagtttatttataggAAATATGTTGCTGATTTTCCAACAGTTTACCGGCATAAACGGTATATCGATGTACAGTCAATCTATTTTCGACGAAACCGGTTCGAATTTATCGTCGGCCGTGTGTTCGATCATATTAGGGGCTCTTCAATTAACCAGCGGCAGTATAGCGCCAATTGTGGTCGATAGGTTCAACAGAAGATCCCTCATGATAGTATCCGCTAGCGGAATGATACTTTTCGAAGTACTGCTGGGAATTTACTGCGTCGTCGACCAAGTTTCTTCCTTTTTCAAATTCGTACCGATATTATGTTTGGCGGGCTTCATGTTCAGTTATAATTTCGGTATCGGACCGCTCTGTTGGGTCGTTACGAGCGAAATTTACGCCGCCAGAATTAAATCTATGGCGATGGCGTTTTCGGTATTCGTTTATTACGTCGTCGGTTTCGTCGTTACCAGATATTTTAAAGCCGTACAAAACGCTATTGGTATAGGCGCGCTTTTCTTCATATTCGCCGGTTGTTGCGGCCTGTGTATAGCGTTTATCATTTTTTGCGTTATCGAAACCAAAGGAAAAACTTTGGAACAGATTCAAGATCAATTAGAAAGATGA
- the LOC130447201 gene encoding farnesol dehydrogenase-like isoform X3: MLKWKEQVAFVTGVNSGIGEAIAEKLVEKGLKVVGFATRSERLIALAQKLSTSQQGKFYPIAGDITNEDHIIHAFQWTQDNIGPVSVLINNTPTSVLYYDDIDALKEILNETVLGICIVSREAIKHMKENNIDGYIINVGGLSRNETYFDSPCNNSLNPLTETLRLQLAADESEIRITISLLISLESASKVIKRGILHFW, from the exons ATGTTAAAGTGGAAGGAACAGGTTGCTTTTGTGACAGGAGTTAATTCAGGTATTGGAGAAGCTATTGCAGAAAAATTAGTCGAAAAAGGACTCAAG GTAGTTGGTTTCGCTACAAGATCAGAACGTCTAATAGCGCTAGCGCAAAAACTGTCAACGTCCCAACAGGGTAAATTCTATCCAATAGCCGGTGATATTACAAACGAAGATCATATTATACACGCGTTTCAATGGACACAAGATAATATCGGTCCAGTTAGCGTATTGATCAATAACACTCCTACCAGTGTTTTATATTATGATGATATCGACGCGTTGAAAGAAATTCTTAACGAAACTGTTTTGGGGATTTGTATTGTTAGCAGAGAAGCCATTAAacatatgaaagaaaataacaTTGACGGATATATTATTAATGTCGGCGGACTTTCACGTAACGAAacgtattttgattcaccctgtaacAATTCTCTTAATCCATTGACTGAAACTTTACGTCTTCAACTTGCTGCAGACGAATCCGAAATTAGGATAACG ATATCGTTGTTGATCTCACTAGAATCCGCGTCGAAAGTTATTAAAAGAGGAATCCTCCATTTTTGGTAG
- the LOC130447201 gene encoding farnesol dehydrogenase-like isoform X1, producing MLKWKEQVAFVTGVNSGIGEAIAEKLVEKGLKVVGFATRSERLIALAQKLSTSQQGKFYPIAGDITNEDHIIHAFQWTQDNIGPVSVLINNTPTSVLYYDDIDALKEILNETVLGICIVSREAIKHMKENNIDGYIINVGGLSRNETYFDSPCNNSLNPLTETLRLQLAADESEIRITSLSYGCSESDFCNNNGPLDKLKYNNGLDERISVVKPSDIAEVIIFVLSTPKRVNISKLTIQPV from the exons ATGTTAAAGTGGAAGGAACAGGTTGCTTTTGTGACAGGAGTTAATTCAGGTATTGGAGAAGCTATTGCAGAAAAATTAGTCGAAAAAGGACTCAAG GTAGTTGGTTTCGCTACAAGATCAGAACGTCTAATAGCGCTAGCGCAAAAACTGTCAACGTCCCAACAGGGTAAATTCTATCCAATAGCCGGTGATATTACAAACGAAGATCATATTATACACGCGTTTCAATGGACACAAGATAATATCGGTCCAGTTAGCGTATTGATCAATAACACTCCTACCAGTGTTTTATATTATGATGATATCGACGCGTTGAAAGAAATTCTTAACGAAACTGTTTTGGGGATTTGTATTGTTAGCAGAGAAGCCATTAAacatatgaaagaaaataacaTTGACGGATATATTATTAATGTCGGCGGACTTTCACGTAACGAAacgtattttgattcaccctgtaacAATTCTCTTAATCCATTGACTGAAACTTTACGTCTTCAACTTGCTGCAGACGAATCCGAAATTAGGATAACG AGTCTTAGCTACGGATGTTCAGAATcagatttttgtaataataatggCCCCcttgataaattaaaatataataatggacTCGACGAAAGAATATCTGTTGTCAAACCATCAGATATAGCGGAAGTGATAATTTTCGTTTTATCTACACCCAAACGTGTCAAT ATCTCTAAATTAACTATACAACccgtttga
- the LOC130447197 gene encoding farnesol dehydrogenase-like has protein sequence MERWLGHVALVTGATAGIGEAIAEKLVEHGMKVIGLARRKERLDALAKRLSSKNGKFYGFVGDVTIEKDIINAFDWTKQNVGPVSILVNNAGISIWGPLASGETKNWRAILDTNVLGVCIATREAIKHMNENDVDGQIININSIGGHRLPHRPVLNLYPPSKHALTALTESLRRELAQSGSKIRVTSLSPGMVDTELRQAGTAEKRVDDSTYKALTMVPMLKSADVADAAVYILSTPTSVNIAELIIEPVGELI, from the exons ATGGAAAGGTGGTTAGGACATGTTGCTTTAGTGACCGGTGCTACAGCAGGAATTGGAGAAGCGATTGCTGAAAAATTGGTAGAACATGGAATGAAG GTTATTGGATTGGCTAGACGGAAAGAACGTTTGGATGCTCTAGCTAAAAGACTATCGTCGAAAAATGGGAAATTCTATGGTTTCGTGGGTGACGTTACCATCGAAAAAGATATAATAAACGCATTTGATTGGACGAAACAAAACGTCGGTCCAGTTAGCATTCTCGTGAATAACGCCGGTATTTCCATATGGGGTCCGCTGGCATCTGGCGAAACCAAAAATTGGAGAGCTATTTTGGATACGAACGTTCTAGGAGTTTGTATAGCAACGAGAGAAGCTATTAAACATATGAATGAAAACGATGTAGATGGTcagattataaatattaatagtatCGGCGGACATCGACTACCGCATAGACCAGTACTGAATTTATATCCTCCAAGTAAACACGCCCTTACCGCTTTAACCGAGTCTCTTAGAAGAGAACTAGCTCAATCCGGCTCAAAGATTAGAGTAACT AGTTTGAGTCCCGGAATGGTTGATACAGAACTAAGACAAGCCGGAACAGCCGAAAAACGCGTAGACGATTCCACTTACAAGGCGTTGACTATGGTGCCCATGTTAAAATCTGCCGATGTTGCAGACGCGGCTGTTTATATTCTATCGACACCCACTTCTGTTAAC ATCGCCGAACTTATAATCGAACCAGTGGGAGAATTGATatga